In Hypanus sabinus isolate sHypSab1 chromosome 17, sHypSab1.hap1, whole genome shotgun sequence, the following proteins share a genomic window:
- the snai3 gene encoding zinc finger protein SNAI3 isoform X2 has translation MPRSFLIKKHCSTKKPNYSQLEIQNGKTTVISPYLYEGLRFPLVPQPEVLTPIVCDPPRLWDRAPISPRMCLPPPLDAEIGTEMPFSSQPSLEISVKECVAVRGSNTPLRNTVNDLSLSLSKRTKRRERNNGTFKGDDEPEEKIFEVESAAEAVLEKFECFHCHKAYNTLSGLSKHRQLHCESQTTKYFNCKYCDKEYVSLGALKMHIRTHTLPCVCKICGKAFSRPWLLQGHIRTHTGEKPFACPHCSRAFADRSNLRAHLQTHSDVKRYHCKSCSKTFSRMSLLSKHEEAGCCPLS, from the exons atgcCCCGTTCTTTCCTGATCAAGAAACACTGTAGCACCAAGAAACCTAACTACAGTCAACTGGAGATCCAGAATGGTAAAA ccacagttaTTTCACCATATTTATATGAGGGTTTGAGATTTCCACTGGTGCCACAGCCTGAAGTGCTCACTCCCATCGTTTGTGACCCGCCAAGACTGTGGGACAGGGCTCCTATCAGTCCCCGAATGTGTCTGCCCCCGCCCCTGGATGCTGAGATTGGAACAGAAATGCCCTTCAGTAGCCAACCAAGCCTAGAGATCAGTGTTAAGGAATGTGTCGCTGTCAGAGGCAGCAACACCCCACTAAggaatacagtgaatgaccttAGCCTGTCCCTTTCCAAAAGAAccaagaggagagagagaaacaatggCACATTTAAAGGAGATGATGAACCGGAGGAAAAAATCTTTGAGGTTGAAAGTGCTGCTGAAGCAGTCCTGGAGAAGTTTGAGTGTTTCCATTGTCACAAGGCTTACAATACTTTATCTGGTCTCTCTAAACACAGACAGCTTCATTGTGAATCACAGACTACAAAATACTTTAATTGCAAGTATTGTGATAAGGAATATGTCAGTCTGGGTGCATTGAAGATGCACATAAGGACTCACACTCTGCCTTGTGTCTGCAAaatctgtggcaaagcattctcTAGACCGTGGCTCTTACAGGGGCACATCAGAACACATACTG GAGAGAAACCTTTTGCCTGTCCTCACTGCAGCAGGGCATTTGCAGACCGCTCAAACCTCCGAGCacatctgcagacacactctgaTGTGAAAAGATATCACTGCAAGAGCTGCTCAAAGACCTTCTCTAGAATGTCTCTTCTTTCCAAACATGAGGAAGCTGGCTGCTGCCCCTTATCTTGA
- the snai3 gene encoding zinc finger protein SNAI3 isoform X1 — MRRGHARGGDVAFLRLRSLKEARTHVRATVISPYLYEGLRFPLVPQPEVLTPIVCDPPRLWDRAPISPRMCLPPPLDAEIGTEMPFSSQPSLEISVKECVAVRGSNTPLRNTVNDLSLSLSKRTKRRERNNGTFKGDDEPEEKIFEVESAAEAVLEKFECFHCHKAYNTLSGLSKHRQLHCESQTTKYFNCKYCDKEYVSLGALKMHIRTHTLPCVCKICGKAFSRPWLLQGHIRTHTGEKPFACPHCSRAFADRSNLRAHLQTHSDVKRYHCKSCSKTFSRMSLLSKHEEAGCCPLS, encoded by the exons atgagaagagggcatgcccggGGTGGTGACGTCGCCTTTCTGAGGCTCCGCTCCTTGAAGGAGGCGAGAACCCATGTAAGag ccacagttaTTTCACCATATTTATATGAGGGTTTGAGATTTCCACTGGTGCCACAGCCTGAAGTGCTCACTCCCATCGTTTGTGACCCGCCAAGACTGTGGGACAGGGCTCCTATCAGTCCCCGAATGTGTCTGCCCCCGCCCCTGGATGCTGAGATTGGAACAGAAATGCCCTTCAGTAGCCAACCAAGCCTAGAGATCAGTGTTAAGGAATGTGTCGCTGTCAGAGGCAGCAACACCCCACTAAggaatacagtgaatgaccttAGCCTGTCCCTTTCCAAAAGAAccaagaggagagagagaaacaatggCACATTTAAAGGAGATGATGAACCGGAGGAAAAAATCTTTGAGGTTGAAAGTGCTGCTGAAGCAGTCCTGGAGAAGTTTGAGTGTTTCCATTGTCACAAGGCTTACAATACTTTATCTGGTCTCTCTAAACACAGACAGCTTCATTGTGAATCACAGACTACAAAATACTTTAATTGCAAGTATTGTGATAAGGAATATGTCAGTCTGGGTGCATTGAAGATGCACATAAGGACTCACACTCTGCCTTGTGTCTGCAAaatctgtggcaaagcattctcTAGACCGTGGCTCTTACAGGGGCACATCAGAACACATACTG GAGAGAAACCTTTTGCCTGTCCTCACTGCAGCAGGGCATTTGCAGACCGCTCAAACCTCCGAGCacatctgcagacacactctgaTGTGAAAAGATATCACTGCAAGAGCTGCTCAAAGACCTTCTCTAGAATGTCTCTTCTTTCCAAACATGAGGAAGCTGGCTGCTGCCCCTTATCTTGA
- the snai3 gene encoding zinc finger protein SNAI3 isoform X3 has translation MPRSFLIKKHCSTKKPNYSQLEIQNATVISPYLYEGLRFPLVPQPEVLTPIVCDPPRLWDRAPISPRMCLPPPLDAEIGTEMPFSSQPSLEISVKECVAVRGSNTPLRNTVNDLSLSLSKRTKRRERNNGTFKGDDEPEEKIFEVESAAEAVLEKFECFHCHKAYNTLSGLSKHRQLHCESQTTKYFNCKYCDKEYVSLGALKMHIRTHTLPCVCKICGKAFSRPWLLQGHIRTHTGEKPFACPHCSRAFADRSNLRAHLQTHSDVKRYHCKSCSKTFSRMSLLSKHEEAGCCPLS, from the exons atgcCCCGTTCTTTCCTGATCAAGAAACACTGTAGCACCAAGAAACCTAACTACAGTCAACTGGAGATCCAGAATG ccacagttaTTTCACCATATTTATATGAGGGTTTGAGATTTCCACTGGTGCCACAGCCTGAAGTGCTCACTCCCATCGTTTGTGACCCGCCAAGACTGTGGGACAGGGCTCCTATCAGTCCCCGAATGTGTCTGCCCCCGCCCCTGGATGCTGAGATTGGAACAGAAATGCCCTTCAGTAGCCAACCAAGCCTAGAGATCAGTGTTAAGGAATGTGTCGCTGTCAGAGGCAGCAACACCCCACTAAggaatacagtgaatgaccttAGCCTGTCCCTTTCCAAAAGAAccaagaggagagagagaaacaatggCACATTTAAAGGAGATGATGAACCGGAGGAAAAAATCTTTGAGGTTGAAAGTGCTGCTGAAGCAGTCCTGGAGAAGTTTGAGTGTTTCCATTGTCACAAGGCTTACAATACTTTATCTGGTCTCTCTAAACACAGACAGCTTCATTGTGAATCACAGACTACAAAATACTTTAATTGCAAGTATTGTGATAAGGAATATGTCAGTCTGGGTGCATTGAAGATGCACATAAGGACTCACACTCTGCCTTGTGTCTGCAAaatctgtggcaaagcattctcTAGACCGTGGCTCTTACAGGGGCACATCAGAACACATACTG GAGAGAAACCTTTTGCCTGTCCTCACTGCAGCAGGGCATTTGCAGACCGCTCAAACCTCCGAGCacatctgcagacacactctgaTGTGAAAAGATATCACTGCAAGAGCTGCTCAAAGACCTTCTCTAGAATGTCTCTTCTTTCCAAACATGAGGAAGCTGGCTGCTGCCCCTTATCTTGA
- the snai3 gene encoding zinc finger protein SNAI3 isoform X4, giving the protein MDPATVISPYLYEGLRFPLVPQPEVLTPIVCDPPRLWDRAPISPRMCLPPPLDAEIGTEMPFSSQPSLEISVKECVAVRGSNTPLRNTVNDLSLSLSKRTKRRERNNGTFKGDDEPEEKIFEVESAAEAVLEKFECFHCHKAYNTLSGLSKHRQLHCESQTTKYFNCKYCDKEYVSLGALKMHIRTHTLPCVCKICGKAFSRPWLLQGHIRTHTGEKPFACPHCSRAFADRSNLRAHLQTHSDVKRYHCKSCSKTFSRMSLLSKHEEAGCCPLS; this is encoded by the exons ATggacccag ccacagttaTTTCACCATATTTATATGAGGGTTTGAGATTTCCACTGGTGCCACAGCCTGAAGTGCTCACTCCCATCGTTTGTGACCCGCCAAGACTGTGGGACAGGGCTCCTATCAGTCCCCGAATGTGTCTGCCCCCGCCCCTGGATGCTGAGATTGGAACAGAAATGCCCTTCAGTAGCCAACCAAGCCTAGAGATCAGTGTTAAGGAATGTGTCGCTGTCAGAGGCAGCAACACCCCACTAAggaatacagtgaatgaccttAGCCTGTCCCTTTCCAAAAGAAccaagaggagagagagaaacaatggCACATTTAAAGGAGATGATGAACCGGAGGAAAAAATCTTTGAGGTTGAAAGTGCTGCTGAAGCAGTCCTGGAGAAGTTTGAGTGTTTCCATTGTCACAAGGCTTACAATACTTTATCTGGTCTCTCTAAACACAGACAGCTTCATTGTGAATCACAGACTACAAAATACTTTAATTGCAAGTATTGTGATAAGGAATATGTCAGTCTGGGTGCATTGAAGATGCACATAAGGACTCACACTCTGCCTTGTGTCTGCAAaatctgtggcaaagcattctcTAGACCGTGGCTCTTACAGGGGCACATCAGAACACATACTG GAGAGAAACCTTTTGCCTGTCCTCACTGCAGCAGGGCATTTGCAGACCGCTCAAACCTCCGAGCacatctgcagacacactctgaTGTGAAAAGATATCACTGCAAGAGCTGCTCAAAGACCTTCTCTAGAATGTCTCTTCTTTCCAAACATGAGGAAGCTGGCTGCTGCCCCTTATCTTGA